Genomic window (Gemmatimonadota bacterium):
CACCTGCTGCGCCGTCACGATCAGGTCAAAGCCCGCCGTCAGGTGTCGTCGCGTTTCGGCCAGCAAGTCATCGTCTATGTTCGAGAGGATGCCCAGCCGATAGCCGGCGGCCGCCAGCCGCTCGAGCGTAGGGTTCGTGTCCGGGAATGGCGCCCAGGAGGCGAGGCTTTCGGCCAGGAAGCCCTGGCGCTCCGGCGCCAACGGCAGCCCCAGCCGGATCGCGACGTGCCGCGCCGTATCGCGCAGCACCTCGCGGTACAGCCGGTACTCGCCCGCCTCGACCTCCGGCTCGACCTCGTGGTAGGCCGACAGCACCTGGTCCTCAGTGAACACAACGCCCTGGCGCACCGCCTCACCCAGGAATGCACGAGCGATCCCCTGATCCCAGTCGATCAGCGTGCCATAGCAGTCGAAGGTGATCAGCTCGGCGCGCATCCGCTCACTCCTCGTTTGTCCCCAAGCCTGGGGGCAGGACCCAGCGCCCCGACTCCATACGCCCGAGCGGCGTCAGCCGTCTTGCCAGTGCGGGGCCGGCCACGTAGGTCCAGCACGCCCGTCCGCCAGCGCGCACAGCGACCCTGCGGAACACGCCCGCGGCGACGTCCTCGTACTGGTCCAGCGCGTCCAGCAGCGGCGTCGGGCAGCGCCACACCTCGCCCTGCACCCAGCCCCCGCCCGCCAGCACCAGCGCCGGATAGCCGTCATCAATGTTGTAGAGGGTCCCGGCCACCCGAGCGGGGCCGATGCGTTCGCACTCCGCCAGCAGCGACGCGGCGCCACCGCTCAGCAGGGTGCCGTACGCGAACAAATGGAAATACAACGCAGCCGCCCCATCCTCCCGCGCGTTCACCGTCGGCCTTCGCCGCCCCCGCCGCGCTTGGGCCGGCCGGGCTCGACACCCGCCGCGCGCAGCACGCTTTGCTGCAAGCGCTCGAGCTGTTCCTCGACCAGCTCGGTCAACGCCTCAAGACGCCGTGCGGCTTCGTCGAAGGCCGGGGCCGGGCCGAGGTCCGGTCCGCCTGGGGCGGCTGCGGCGCGCTGCACCAGCTCGAGCTCGCGCGCGGCCTTCTCCAGCGCACGCCGCATCCGGACCAACGCCCGGCGCGCTTCCCGAGCCGCGGCATCAGCTGACATTTCGCGGAACGCTACTCGTGTGAGCCGTACAACGCGCTGCGAACACGGCGCACGCCCGGCATGCGGCGCGCCGTCTCGAGCGCTTGCCGCGCCCCCGCATCGTCCGGGACCTCCCCTTCCAGCGTGATCACCGCGCCGTCCGCGTAGACCGCAAGGCGGTCCGCCTCCCGGCCGATCACGTTGTACAGCGCCAGATCCACCGCCCGCGCCAGGTCGCGGTCCGCCAGCGCGCGCAGGTGTCGCTCCTCTGCCGCTGCCGCCATCTGCCACACCGGCGCAGGCCAGCCGCTGCCCTGCGGCTCGGGCGGCCGCAGCCGGCCCCGCGGCAGCCGGTACGCGGGCCGCACCGTGTACGCGCCCTGATAGCCGTCCCCCGAGCCGAACCCGGCACGCTCGTACCGGCCCACGGGCCTGCGGTCCCACTCCTCGCGCGCCCGGCGATACTCCGACGCATGCAGTATCTCGGGATTCGGCCACCAGCGTCGAGCCATCGTTCTCCTCCTCCAGACCAGGTTAGCCGAGGCGGTGGCCCTGCAGGATCTACACCGCAGCCTCCGGGTCCGCGCATCCGCCCGCGCGCCGGCTCACCAGGCGCCCGCGACCGCGCGCACCCCGAGCAGCAGCGCCACCAGCACCACCACTACGCCGAGCACGTTCAGCACACGCCCGTTCGCCCATTTGCCGATGTAGCGCCGATCGTTCACTGCCAGCAACAGGAACAGGGCCATGCCCGGGAGCAATACGCCATTGGCCACCTGCGCGAACAGGATGGCCGGCACCGGCCGCACACCCGCAACAGCAAAGGAGGCGCCGGCAAGCAGCACGAAAAGCCATACCGCCCGGAACCGCGCCGAGCGCAGATCCCTTGGCCACCCCATCGCTCCCGCCGTCGCATACGCCGCCGCCAGGGGCGCCGTGATCGCCGAGCTCAGCCCCGCCGCCAGCAGCCCCGTGGCGAAGAAGATGCGCGCCCAACGCCCGAGCAGCGGCTCGAGCTGCACGGCCATCTCCGCGGCATTCGAGACCGTTGCCCCACCAGGCAGCGCCGCCGCCGCCGTCACCACGATCGCCATGCTGGCCACGCCGCCGACCGCCACGGAAATGCTCAGGTCCCACCTCGCCATGCCCAGCGACTCCGGTCCAGACCACTTCTCGCGCACGGACGCGGCGTGCAGGAAAAGGTTATAGGGGACGACCGTGGTGCCGATCAGCCCGATCGCGACCAGCACCGCATCCTGGCCGGGCGGCAGGGAGGGCAGGAGCAGGCCGCGCAGCAGCAAAGGGAGCGACGGCGCCAGCATCGCCGCCGTCGCCAGGAACACGACGGCCATGAGCACCACCATGGCCAGGAGCGCCCGCTCGAGGATGCGGTAGCTGCCGCTCCACAACAGCAGGAAGGCGGTGCCGGCGGCGCCTGCTGCCCAGAGGCGCAGGCTGCCACCGCGCACCGCCTCGGCCCCCAGCGCGGCGCCCAGCAGGTTGCCCATCTCGTAGGCGGCGTTGCCGAAGGCGATAGCGGAGATGACCAGGGCCACGGCCAGCAGCCTGGCCGCCCGCGGCTGGAAGCGGCGGCGGATCGCCTCACCCAGCCCGGCGCCCGTAACCAGGCCGAGCCGGGCTGCCATCTCCTGCAGCAGGATGGTCGCCAGTGTGGAGAAGGTGAGCGCCCAGAGCAGGATGTAGCCGTAACGCGCGCCCGCCAGGGTGGCCGTCGTGACCGTACCCGGCCCGATGAACGCTGCGGTGACCACCGCACCCGGCCCCAGTGAGCGGAGCCCCGCCAGCCGGCGGGGGGCTGCCCCGGCGGCCCGGGTCGGATTCGCGAGTGAGGCCATGGGTGGGGCCGCGAATGCCTCAGTACCTCTGTGGCGAGCCACTAGTCACGTCCGCGGCAACCGGCCCGCCCATATCGCTGGAGGGGAAGGGGAGCTCGACCACGAGCGCCTGGGGCCCGGCCGCTTCGACCAGCCGCAATGCCGCGGGGGGCTCCACCTCCCGTCGCACGTACGCCAACGCGATCGTCTGCCGCTGCCGCGGCGAGTAGCAGGAGCTGGTGATGCGCCCCACCATCTTGCCATCCGCCGGCTGAAGCAGCGCCGCCCCGCCGGCCGGCGCGGGCGCGTCCCCCAGCAGCACGCCGCGCAGCAGCCAGTTCACGTGCCCGCGGTGCAGGATGCGGATGATCACTTCCTGGCCGGTGTAGCACCCCTTCGTCTCGCTGATCGCGCGCTGCCGCAGCCCTGCTTCGAGAGGGATCGCTGTGGCGTCCAGTTCGGCGCCCCAGCGCGGGCGGCCGGCCTCGATGCGCAGGACATCCAGCGTGGCGTGCCCCGTGGGGCGCGCACCCGCTCGGCTCAAC
Coding sequences:
- a CDS encoding haloacid dehalogenase type II; the encoded protein is MRAELITFDCYGTLIDWDQGIARAFLGEAVRQGVVFTEDQVLSAYHEVEPEVEAGEYRLYREVLRDTARHVAIRLGLPLAPERQGFLAESLASWAPFPDTNPTLERLAAAGYRLGILSNIDDDLLAETRRHLTAGFDLIVTAQQVRSYKPAPGHFRRALEEVGGDAARLLHVARSYFHDIRPARLLGIRAIWVNRGGVPRPQHPAPTAEVRDLEEAVRAIEALPPL
- a CDS encoding gamma-glutamylcyclotransferase; the protein is MNAREDGAAALYFHLFAYGTLLSGGAASLLAECERIGPARVAGTLYNIDDGYPALVLAGGGWVQGEVWRCPTPLLDALDQYEDVAAGVFRRVAVRAGGRACWTYVAGPALARRLTPLGRMESGRWVLPPGLGTNEE
- a CDS encoding BON domain-containing protein, translating into MARRWWPNPEILHASEYRRAREEWDRRPVGRYERAGFGSGDGYQGAYTVRPAYRLPRGRLRPPEPQGSGWPAPVWQMAAAAEERHLRALADRDLARAVDLALYNVIGREADRLAVYADGAVITLEGEVPDDAGARQALETARRMPGVRRVRSALYGSHE
- a CDS encoding Nramp family divalent metal transporter; the encoded protein is MASLANPTRAAGAAPRRLAGLRSLGPGAVVTAAFIGPGTVTTATLAGARYGYILLWALTFSTLATILLQEMAARLGLVTGAGLGEAIRRRFQPRAARLLAVALVISAIAFGNAAYEMGNLLGAALGAEAVRGGSLRLWAAGAAGTAFLLLWSGSYRILERALLAMVVLMAVVFLATAAMLAPSLPLLLRGLLLPSLPPGQDAVLVAIGLIGTTVVPYNLFLHAASVREKWSGPESLGMARWDLSISVAVGGVASMAIVVTAAAALPGGATVSNAAEMAVQLEPLLGRWARIFFATGLLAAGLSSAITAPLAAAYATAGAMGWPRDLRSARFRAVWLFVLLAGASFAVAGVRPVPAILFAQVANGVLLPGMALFLLLAVNDRRYIGKWANGRVLNVLGVVVVLVALLLGVRAVAGAW